tacggattgtggtggaatacaattctgctgctgctgatggcccacagtgtctcatggatgcccagttttgagctgctagatctgttctgaatctgtcccatgtagcacggtggtagtgctacacaacacgatggagagtgtcttcagtgtgaagacgggacatcGCTTTCATAAGGTCACTCctgccaatactgtcatggacagatgcatctggaaCAGGTAGGTTGGtgtggacaaggtcaagtaggttattcccacatcttggttctttcaccacctgccacaggtccaatctggcagctatgtccttcaaggCTCAGCCAGTTTGGTCAGTAATGATGCTACTGAGaccctcttggtgatggacattgaagtcccccacccagagtacattctgtggccATGCTACACTCAGTGCCtcttccaagtgctgttcaacatggaggagtactgattcatcagctgagggagggcggtaggtggtaatcagtaggaggtttccttgGCCATGCTTGACCTGATACCATGAGACTTCTTGTCCGGAGTCAAtactgaggactcccagggccactccctcccactgTATACTACTAGCTCTGTCCTGCCggctggtgatggaggagtctgggacgttggctgaaagatatgattctgtgaatatgactgtatctgtgggacagctcgcccaattttgacacaagtccccagatgttagtgaggaggacttcgaAGGGTGTCCGGTGCCTAGGTCGATGTTGGGCAGTCCATCCTGTTTTATTCTTAGTATACTTCTTTGTAACGGTTTGGTAAAACGTATCCACGCTACCTTACCCCATGCATGAATACCAATGTTAAGGACTCGTCGACTAACCCTCAGAAAATATACGATGAGTTTAGCAACAAAGATATTTTGACCTTTCTAGCTTGTTCCAGGATTCCCAAAGAGGACTATAAAAACATGGTGGTGAGGCCAGTTTTAATAGCTTAGTTTACTTACTAGCTTGGATGTAGCTGCCTGGAACCAAAGTAAGTTGATCCATAACATTATGGGCTAGATTTCGGCATAGATTGCTACAGCCCAaatatgggcgatatttccagtgaTAGTGGTTGTCCCACCTTTAAAAAACTGCCGGAATATCGGCCATTTAAAAAaacgctagttttgccttttttggGGGGGCGGTAGCAGTAGCAAGTGGGTAGTAGCAGTCTATTCTGTCGTGCAAGGCCAGCGTccttagcaacggccgttctgcgcatgcgcgatttaaaaaaaaattctcggcacttcacttttcccgcgattcgggaggtcaagggtcaggtcacctgcgcatgcgcagaagagtaagggagggggagagagagagagcgagacagggagcagAGCAAGTGGGGAGAGAGAAGCATCAAATATTCAAGGTTTTAAAAGTTAGAAAAAACTTATAACACATTTCAAATAAAAATATGAACCTGGAAGAAGTAGTCATGAGTGACATAGGTGAGGTGGCTGAGGTGGGAGGGAGAAAAAGGGCCAAACGTTTTTCAGATGAGGCCAACGCAGCCTTGGTCCACGAAGTTGAAAGTAGGTGGACCTAATTAACCTGGGGTGGGTGTGGGAATCCTTCCCTCAAATGTTTACCAACGGATATGGGCGGAGATCGTGGAGGTGGTGTCGTCGGCTGCCCACTATTATCGGGAGCTgagccagtgccgcaagtgctggaacaacCTGGTTGCATCTGCGAGAGTAAGTATTAACTTTAATAAccttaataactttaatcatgcactgactcattactaaaaaatgtAAATCtgtcagattgtaattaagcttggTAAGCAGGGTAAGCTTGGTGTCATGTATTACTTCctatccatgatcttattacattgcttctctgaacgtagatgtgttacccatgcatcaattgcatcctaactgtattagcatataacatataACAGATAGcattaatgggacattgatgaAAAGCATTGGCGATGGCGaattgtggatgtctatctgtgAGTTCCGTAATCgtacctgggcaattagcttataccatgctctttgcagaagaagatatctgtcAATCATGTGGAGCGTCAGCGCATGGGAGGAGGGCCCGCAGAGTTGTCAGAACTGACTGATCTCGAGGAGCGGGCCGAGGCCACATTGGGATGCATAATCGCTTGGCCACCCGTGACAGATCCAGTTGTGGCGCCAGGTAAGTAATGTATAACTCCCGGGTAATTTAATGTAATTTAATGCTATTTGAGGACAATATATAaattatgtaatgtaatgtaatgcaattaatgctgggatcatgaaatcttattataatgccatgcagtttctgtactttcTGTTCATGTTAATTCAATGTAATGGCTGTCAATGATATTTAATGCAGTAGTGTTGCTTCTCCTACATATGCCTGCATAGTGTAAgtgttctcatgtcaccctggccctcccctcctcttctactgacctctcatattatgttttctagttgcCCATGAGCATCGGAGAAATTTGGAGCCCACTGGAGCATCGCCGCTACTACTTCAAGTGGTACTCACCACCGGAGATGAGACCACAGAGGAGGAGGATCGTATGGATGAGCCTCAACCCAGCTGCTCAACCCAACATGTGGAGGAGGGGAACTCGGGGATTCAAGGGTCCAATCTACCGATGGCCACCTTTTCCTCAAGCgaggaagtagcgggaccaagcagcttgcagcagggcacaccaAGTGGTCCAGCACCTGCACTGAATCTgctcagagacagacagacatcacctggacatggtctcactgtcagGGGTGAGCGTCGACATCGGTCAGGAGCTCCTCCAGGTGATAGGTGGTTTAACCAGCAACATTTTCACGCTTTCAATTCATCATTCGGAGGACATGGCGCAGCTGATTGCAGTAATGTGGCGAACCGCCAATTCCATCCATGCCATGTGGCAGACGATGGACTCggtatatggcactgcaccccaaggtgccgtaccacctgtGCAAGCAGctgagagtcaggaggaagcaattgCTTCTGACTCTGGAGACAGGTCTTCGAATACCGATTCTTCTCCGGATACCGATCCCACGAAGTCACTCTGCCACTGTCACCCCACCACAGtagcagcgctcgaggtgccctgctgcaagacagCTTGGAGTAAATGCGAGtagggctaggggcaggggcaACGTTAGGGGGAAAGGGTGTGTTACAGTCAGGAGGgatagaggcagaggcagagggaaCGGTGGCCACAGGTAGAAATTTTGCCTGGTTGGGGTGGGTGATGTTGTTGTTATCATTATTTCAATTAATATTAAAAAATAGTTGACtgttggcggtggggggggggggggggcgcggggcgcGGTTATGGGTGTTTCTATTCTGTTTAAATGTTTTCAATGTTTGTATCTGTTCATTGTTTTTTCCATCTAAAAATTATATGCAAGTATAAATttctaaaaaagttttttttaattgtgttaaattataaaagattttttaattacacttacaattcttgtgcagtgtcATTTACAAACAGAAAGTTAACCATCAATACAAGGGCTGCAAACAATGACCAGGCAAGGAAGaaatgtaactgtcaccaatgtaactttaagcaaagcgttcatttatgagctgctgatgcaacagtcttgcagttttgtaactaccacggggcttctcctgtggtgtgtggggggggttggttggtggcatgggttcattgccaggctgattgtatTCCCCGAGgtactcctcctcctctccctcctcctcctcctcctcttttgcctcccctctctcctgacgtggaccggcagtcccatctgacaATTCCTGTcttctcctgatagctaagttacgcaacatgcagcacaccacaatgaactcagcgacctgctcagggtggtattgtaggctgcctccagagtggtccaggcatctgaagtgctgcttcagcactccaattgtcatttcgacgatattgcatgtggctaactGACTCTGATTATAATGATGCTTGACCTCTGTCTGGGGCTGACGGTGGGGgtatcaagagccaggtggcgaggctgtatcctttgtcaccaaacatccagcattgaccttgtggctgactctaaaaaaggtcggagacagtgctctcatgcaagatgtatgcatcatgaatgctccctggaaaattggcatttacagccatgattatttgcttgtgatcgACAACGAGTTATAtgctcagggaatggaatcccttttggttacggTAAACCTCTGACTCTTCTAACGGTGCTCGCAtggtgatgtgcatgcagtctattgtgccctggaccttggggaagtttgctattctcgagaaccccaaagccctctcagtctgtgcctccctggtcatagggaagtttataaagttcattctttggatactgttgggggggatgactcttcaggggaagacagcagcggccaagttcatggcaccgtgggtggctcggcagcatgggagggcaggaaaaagagtgggagagcgatagtgatggggattcaattgtaaggggaatagataggcatttctacgaccgcaaccgagactccaggatggtatgttgcctccctggtgcaagggtcaaggatatctcggagcgggtgcaggacattctgaaaagggagggtgaccagccagttgtcgtggtgcatataggtaccaacgatataggtaaaaaacgggatgaggtcctacgagaagaatttagggagcttggagccaaattaaaaagtaggacctcaaaagtagtaatctcaggattgctaccagtgccacgtgctagtcagagtaggaatcgcaggacagctcagatgaatgtgtggcttgaggagtcatacagaagggagggattcaaattcctgggacattggaaccggttctggagtaggtgagaccagtacaaactggacggtctgcacctgggcaggaccggaaccaatgtcctagggggagtgtttgctagtgctgttggggaggagttaaactaatagggcaggaggatgggaccctatgcagggaggcagagggaaataaaagggagacaaaaGATAgataggagaatagtaaaagtggagggcagagaaacccaaggcaaaaaataaaaagggccacattacagcaaaattctaaaggggcaaagtgtgttaaaaagacaagcctgaaggctctgtgcctcaattcgaggagtatttggaataaggtggacgaattaactgcacagatagcagttaatggatatgatgtaattggcatcacagagacatggctccaggatcaccaaggctgcgaactcaacatccaggggtattcaacatttaggaaggatagacagaaagtaaaaggaggcgtggtggcgttactggttaaagaggaaattaatgcaatagtaacgaaggacattggcttggatgatgtggaatcggtatgggtggagctacggaataccaaagggcagaaaacgctggtgggaattgtgtacagaccaccaaacagtcgtagtgaggttggggacagcatcaaacaagaaataagggatgtgtgcaataaaggtacagcagttatcatgagcgactttaatttacatatagattgggctagccaaactgctagcaatgtggtggaggaggatttcctggagtgtattagggatggttctcttgaccaatatgtcgaggaactatctagagagctggccatcctagactgggtgatgtgtaatgagaagggactaattagcaatcttgttgtgcgaggccccttggggaagagtgaccataatatggtagaattctttattaagatggaaagttaattcagaaactaaggtcctgaacttaaggaaaggtaacttcgatggtatgagacgtaaattggctagaatagactggcaaatgatacttaaagggttgacagtggataggcaatggtaaacatttatagatcacatggatgaacttcaacaattgtacatccctgtctggagtaaaaataaaacagggaaggtggctcaaccgtggctaacaagagaattaaggatagtgttagatccaaggaagagacatataaattggccaaaaaaagcagcaaacctgaggactgggagacatttagaattcagcagaggaggacaaggggtttaattaagagggggaaaatagagtacgagaagaagcttgcagggaacataaaaactgactgcaaaagcttctatagatatgtgaggagaaaaagattagtgaagacaaacgtaggtcccttgccatcggactcaggtgaatttataatggggaacaaagaaatggcagaccaattgaacaaatactttggttctgtcttcacgaaggaagacacaaataaccttccggatgtactaggggaccgagggtctagtgagaaggaggaactgaaggatatccttattagacgggaaattgttttggggaaattgatggaattgaaggccgataaatccccggggcctgattgtctgcagcccagagtacttaggaagtggccttagaaatagtggatgcattggtgatcattttccaacagtcttatcaactcaggatcagttcctatggactggagggtagctaatgtaacaccacttttttaaaaaggagggagagagaaaacgggtaattatagact
This DNA window, taken from Pristiophorus japonicus isolate sPriJap1 chromosome 5, sPriJap1.hap1, whole genome shotgun sequence, encodes the following:
- the LOC139263933 gene encoding uncharacterized protein, with the translated sequence MGGGPAELSELTDLEERAEATLGCIIAWPPVTDPVVAPVAHEHRRNLEPTGASPLLLQVVLTTGDETTEEEDRMDEPQPSCSTQHVEEGNSGIQGSNLPMATFSSSEEVAGPSSLQQGTPSGPAPALNLLRDRQTSPGHGLTVRGERRHRSGAPPGDRWFNQQHFHAFNSSFGGHGAADCSNVANRQFHPCHVADDGLGIWHCTPRCRTTCASS